GTTTAAAGTCGCGACTGCTGCAGTGGTTTTCAGCGGGAGCAAAGACAATAACGCGCTGACTACAAAGCACATGGCATGACAAGAACGAGCCTTCCGGTCTCTCAGGGCAAAACGAGAAGTACCAGCTGAGAGGGCCGAAGACAGTGGAGCTGAGGACAGACGTATTTACTTATCCTTGGAGGCACACGCAAATCTAAAGCTGTTGTGcagatttgttttgaagcgacaccagtttctcacattttttacTGCGTCAGGCACAGTCAGTGTTTCTCCACAGTCAGTTTCTACTGCATCTGAACAAGTGAGCATTCAGTTGAAACAGAGCATGAACTCAGTGTTTCGATGAAACGTCagcacaaatttaaaaaaaaaaaaaaaaaaagaaaacagtgtgatGAGGTCTCTTAGGCGGCACTGGAGGATTACTCTTTTCCTGGTCTTTCTGAATCATCAGGTGACACCATACAcgtatattttttaaaatactttgtGACTTGAATGCTACATGACTGGCAGGTGAATCAGAGCCACAGACACCTTTCAGAACTGATGCTGCTCAAACCAGAAACTCGCACACGCTTTGCACAGGCATATCATTACTGGAGTTTCTTCACCATGACTTTATCTGTATATATAAACAatactttttgcagtgttggcAAAATATATTTGGCTTCTGACATTTTGATTTGTAATTATCAGTGAAGTAAATGTGGATGCGTTCATTAAAAAGTCGCCCTTCAAACCACCACAGCTCAGATTGTAAAGGAGAGACAGTTGTGATCGCTGTTGttctaattgttttttttttttttttgtcactctACACATCAGTTTAACACCATTTGTCGTCTAGTTCCGCAAACGAAAAGGCAGAGACAGGACATAAGTCAGGTTCAGTCAGTATATTACTGGATAATATGTCAGCATGTCTTACCTCTGCTGGATTTCAGAGGATTAGAGCACCAGGCTAttattttctttggtttttagcCTCCTCTGGAACAGAGCGTCTGTCTGTGCTGTTTAACGTGTGAAGCACCGTAAGCATTTTTCACAAAGTAAGCTGTTCACTCTGGTAAAAGCAACGCCAGGATTTCTCAGTCATGTTTGAAAGtgagtttaaaagaaagaagaagactggTTTATTTAGTTTGGGTGCTTTAGAATTACAGTGTGTATATGCTGAAACGGCTGCGACCTGAGAGCTTTTACGTGCCCGTGCACCAGCTGCAGCCACAAGGAAGGTGCTGCGGCCTGACCTGAGCCTCCGAGCGGACACGTCAGTGCCTCGCATCTTTTCAAGTGTTTCCAGGCTCCACAACCACAGCCTCTTGATGACATGTTGTTTAGGATGGCTAAATGATGGTAATTGAAGTTTTCCCCAAAATGGTGCAAATTTTAAACTTGAATTCACAAGACGAAACGCAGTCTGGAAACACAATGGCACCACAATTGACCAAAATGGGTCACATTACTGTGTGGATATAAAACGCCAACAGtttcaacatattttctttttttttcaaccgttttttattttttccctctacAGATGCATGTAGTGCATTACAATTCAGACAAGTACCCAAACATGTCGATGGCTGTGGACAAATCTGACGGGCTGGCAGTGCTGGGAGTCCTGATTGAGGTGAGCCTGTGCAGAGTTCCTGTCGGTGTCGAAATTCTTTCATTTTACCAAAGTTAAACACCAAATTTGTTCCCCATGCAGGTTGGGGAGTTCAATCCAGCGTATGAGAAGTTTTTGAAATTCATCAATGGCATCAAATACAGAGGTGAGTGGAGAACACTGCACAGCTCTGACCACTGGAGCtctaaataaagtaaaaagcaACCCAGAAACCATCTaccacatttatttgtttcatttcatttgccAGATCAGAAAGTGCAGGTGCCGGGTTTCAACGTCAGAGCCCTGCTGCCGTCTCGGCTGGATGAGTATTATCGCTACGACGGCTCCCTGACGACTCCTCCATGCTACCCCAGCGTGCTGTGGACGCTGTTTAGGAATCATGTCACAATTTCACGCAAACAGGTGCttgaaaaaagtttaattaTTGTTGAACTGGTCTAAAATTAACGTGGTCTTTTTTTCGCCACTTATaaaatttctaaatattttaatGCTCCTTCAAGCACAGTCTGGAAAAGCTGTGTGTCTGACATTCTTCTGTCGCGTTCTGTCTTTTTAGTTTCTCAGTTTAGCAACGGCGCTGTACTCCTCCCACGTTCAGGACTCGGCCCCGGTGCCACTGAATGGCAACTACAGGAAACCACAGCTTGCCGACAGTCGCGTCGTCCTGGTATCTTTTAAAGAAGGTAAGTATGGTCttcgtggaaaaaaaaaattgaaaatagcTTCAGTGTTAGAGCATGAGTGCAAAGGTCACCCATGATAttgctgctgagctgctttaaTAAAGGCTAAAAGACAGGTTTGGGCGATTTGTGGCCACTTCCTCTTGGGTGCAGCGCAGGTCTGTCACTTGGCTTTTGGCTTGTTTGGCGTCACCTGCTTGTGGCTGAATGTTTCTGTCGATCATCTTAAAAGTTGATTGACAAGCTTGTTTGAATCTAGGCCATCTTTTAGGATCCCATCAAGTCAAACCGCACCACCGACATGCCCAGAATGTCTCCCGCCCTTAAATTTGTCTTGAAAAACGTGCTTTTAAGTGGTTTCCTGGTCCACCGCTCTGTGTGGCATTTAAGGCCCGTGCAGTGTGTTATcaatgtgcatgtttttttgtcattttcagaacTGTGCTTTCCTAATGACACATGCTTTGACATGGCAGAGGGGGAATGTATGCCATGAGGCGCTGGCTTGTGCTTTTAGTGTTTGACTGTAGACGGTGCTGCTGCATGCCGGCCGCGAAGGCCCGCCGCCATCGTTCCAAGCGGAGTCTCCCACTTGTGGTGATGTTTAACAACATTGGCTCTGTGTCTGATGCAGGCAGAGGACTGCATGGCACTCTTACAGTCACATCCCCGTTCACGAGGAAGCATATCGTTCAGCAGCTGATGGTGGGGGACCTAGCGGACCTGGCTGATGAAGGGTTGTATCAACTCCTGCCAAGTGGCTCGGAGACGCTTCAtgctggaaagaagaaaaacctcaaGAACCAACAGAGTGAGACTCTGGCCAAATCCCAGCAACAAATGCTGAATCCATCCCTTTTGAAGAAAAGCCAGACCAACCGCTATGTGGGAAAGCTGGGGCCGGCTGAAGACCCGCTGTGCTACGTTTCACTGGAACACAGCGTTTTCCATCAGCTCAGACAGTCCCACACTGAAAATCAGCTGGTCCGGTCTCTCAGAAACGCCGTTTTCCCTCAGCTCAACCTCAAGAGCTACTTGGACTGTCGGTCAGACTTGGCTCTGGCGACCGTCAGGCACATTCTGCGAGGACGGCCAACGGATGAGGCTGTCGAGTTGGATCACTCGTTGACAAAAGCCCTGATGAAACAGAGGAAGACGTCCACATCAATGAACCAAAATGTTGCAAAGACAAACTATGGTGCCCTCTCTCCCGCCACTGCTTCCAGGAAACTACACACCCAGGGCTATCCACATCCTTGGCTTTTGCCGATGGAGTGGGAAGACTAGAGAGATTCCCGACATAGTTGAGACTCATGTCGTCAGTTTGTGTAGCAGACATCAGTCGTGTTTCCCCAGTGAAAGGCTGATTTCCAAACTCTTTGCAACATTCCTGTCAACAGTCTTTGCTTAATATacttgatatttaaaaaaaaaagttatgtgCACATAGTTATGTTGTCCCACAAATACTTTTGTAGGTtgttttgctttaatatttaataagtatattttatttaagCTATGTATTCAGATACATAACCAGTCTTCaatgcataaaaaaacaaaacaaaaaaagattcaaCGCACGTGTCTCATGCGTAAGACTCTGTATGCTTCAGGCCACAAGAAGTACCGAAAATGACTGACAGACATTTATGGTGTCACACTGGATGCCAAGTTCAGTTCTATAGCATGGTAATTGTGGAGCTCAGCAAGTAATTATTGTCTATCACAATATAGAGATGCAGCTAAACCAAAAAGGAATTCGCCAGAGCTTAAGCACTGTATGCAGCATCCCTGTTCTCTCCTACAGTTTatgtttcttttccatttcacgTTTTCAACAAGTAAACAAACTAATACTGTTTTCAATAAAAGCATCATACTGAAATCATGCATGGTTAATGTCTTTCCTACAAGTAGTTTTGTACTCAGGATTTACGGAAGTGGAGCATTTAAAGACACTTTTGTGgagaaaatgcataaaaaaatgaacatttatttttttttccctgcacgGTACAGTAATAATCATCATTTGCTTTAACAAATTTCTTCTCTGTAGGATCGCAGATGTACTGAACGTGTGAGGGAAAAGCTGGGAAGCAACATGTATACAGACTGGACAGTATACTTAACACTCATACATTTGACTTCTATATTTGTACAGAACAGTATGTGAAGCATAGAGTTGCGTTTTCCGACCGAAGTAGAGGTTAGAAGATTCTGTACATACCAAGACATCCGAGTGCAGTGAGGAGGCTTCACTGTGTTCTTACATTTATGATGACTCCTCAGGGTTAGTTATGTTCTTCTGTGTAAGTTGTAATATAAGATGGAATAAATTGTTAAATGATTCGGTGAACAGACTCTCATCCAGCCAGTTTGACATAAAAAGGCCTTAAAAAGAATATTGTCAGACGACTCCTCACTTGTGAACGTTGGTTTCTCGTATAAAATGTCTCGTTgttgtgattttatttgttttctttgctcacCATGAAACCCATTTAGActcaagccttttttttttttttttttggtaccaCATCTGGGCCGTCTGTCACTCTGTAAATTTTGTTTTCactatttctctcttttttctctgcaACTCAGATGACCTATCTTGGATAAACACTGGTATGTTGTTCTTGTGTATTTCCGTActccttttgtttgtgttatttattgttttgggtttcagtttaaatgaaaaagtaacacTCGAGAATAAATAACACAGAACTCAGGTCCAATTAGTTCATTATTgtctttaataataattcaataatttgctacacaaacacatgcaaccACGCACACACTCTAAACTATTCTGCTCCTCTTGCTTCGTGCTCTGCAGGTTTACTGGTTCCGGTGCTGGTAATCTCTGCTGTGGGCCTCGCCCTGGTGGTCTCTCTACTGTGCTGCCTTTTAAGGCTAAAAAGGTAGGtaacaggaagaaaacaagGGATTACACTGCTTACTAAAAACTCATAAATAACCActgaataacttttttttaaggtagAGAAAAGCTTGTCTGGTCAATTATTTCTATTAATGTCGACCGTCTCAAAAGGGGTAGTATCTCACTTCTCTATGGGATGCTTGTGTGTCTGAATGTACCAGACGGGAAGAATTCAGAGAGCaaataaaaaatatacataGCTCATATAAAGTAAACATATGGATCGAAAGTGGTTCCAGAGAATGGCGAACTAACCTCAGCTGACCCGTCGTTCTGAGAAATAAGGAGTTTACTGGGGTTGTGTCCTCATTAGACGGGGTTTTGGGAATGTATACACTCACTTGTGCCACTCTTAGTTGACCTTGACAGCCGTATAAATCATGAACCGATTTCATGTAATTGTGGCTTTTCTAAAAATGACAGAGGAAATCCTGGAAAACATTTGTTGGGTTTGTGTCACTGAGTGACTGGTGGAGGATACAGTAAGCTAGTAATGAAGGAGCTTCCCCAAATCGAGATAACGATCTTCACAACATTATGGCAAATATGAAATGACTTTAGATATTTACTTTGTTAGGACTGTGTGATGATCATTTTTTAGAAATGAATGATGAAAGGAAGTGACAGTTTCCTCTTCCCTTTTGAAGAGGAACCAAATGTGAGGAAGATGgaagtgaaataaacaaacaggtGGAAACCAAGCTATAAAACTTAAACAAGTATGTAACATTTACTACGAGgtggaattaaaaaagaaaagagacgtGTTTCTTCAGAGAATGTTTTCTACCAAATGACTCATGGTCAAGCATAAACGCAGATCAGAAGAATTATGACATTAATATATTAAGACTTGGAAGCTGCGTCCGAAGGGGAAATGTGCTTTGAAGCTTGATCTTCATTGGTGTGATCATGTTGCCTCTTCAGTTTCTTCAGGCTAGTAATATATAATCCACTTGTGGTTGTGAAAAGACAATGTGACAGTGTGATCTCAGATGGTTGGTGGTCAGTTTCTGCGATTAAATGTTGTCAAACGCTGCTTTTTTCACAAATGGTTCTCTCgtcttcctctcttcacctatattcactgaaaaataacacCAGGTAAAGGAAATGTTTGAAAGTAAAAAACATCCCTACGTGCTGGATGTATTTAAGGACACAGCAAAGCAATGAGAACTGCGACCTTTGAACTAGAAGGTTGTCCAGAGAGACTGTCCCTCCTCCGCAACTTGAACCATTTCTTTtaccagagagaaaacacttgaATCACCACAACAAGCTGAATGAATTCAAAGAAAACCCCGTtgttcttctgtgtttcagatCTGCTGCGGAGCAGGACAAAAGGAAAACTGCGACATACAGCGCTGGAGAAAAAGACGAGTACGGTTCAAGAGTCTAGAGTATTGATCTGGGTTTGATTCAAAGCTCAAGAATGGCTGGCtggcttcttctctctgtgtgcgtgtgtgtgtgtgtgcgtgtgtgtgaatagTCCCCGGGGTCAGTTTGGGCATTTCGGGGAAGCATGCAGTGTTTAAGTACGTCCCGTCAAGTGTGCATGCAGCTGTGAGGTTTTGAGTTCTTTTTCTCGAGCTACAGTCTGTGTTGTGGCCAGCTCAACGCGCCGGACCTCCGCGCCGGACGTCTCATACTGTACGACCACTTCTTGATATCGAGAGGGACAGCTGTCCTCTGTGATCACCCTCCCCTTGTCTGACATGATCTGCTGAGTTTCTTAAGGAGACCTCCGAACGAAAGCTCCCAGGCAAAGACGGTCAGTTCAGAGCGGATCTGCTGAGAGTCATAGGTCACGTCCGATCGTGGCGCCCGTTCCCCCGGGGCTTCCCACCATGCGAGAAAGTCCAACCACAGTCCAAACAATAGGTGGATAGGAGTTGACAGGCATCGCTGATGGTAGGCTACGCCACATTTTCATCAACCCTGTACTTAGATCTGCTCCATGGATTTTATAATAGGAGGGTGCTTAGCTGCATACAAACACGGCTTCATTGCTGTGAAtaatgctgggaaaaaaaaaaaaaggcttttgtgCTTCCAGGCTACACGTGGGATGACCTTTAACCCCGGTTCGCCATTCAGATCACAAGACCCTCTGAGAGAGAGTGTAGCCTGTACAGCTGGGAGGTCACTTCATCCTCCATTCATGACATTCTCACCAAGTTCCTCTCAGACCTTTCATTATTCTGACTGTGATCTATCAAAACGTTGTTTTAGACATTTAAGTTGTCCCTGACTTCATGTTGTTGGAAaagtatttttgttgttgttcagggAATATTTATTGACATTCTTTTTGCTATTACTGTATGAACTCAACTCAACCTGAAAAATGTTATCATCATTAGttttgaatctattttgcagGGGAGatctggtaaaaaaaacaaaacaaaacacaatcgTAGAACCAATACATATAAATTAATATCACAATATGGAACAGTACAACTTATCCAACTGCTCAGACAGTCAGCAGCAACTCTCCTTCAACACTTTACCAATGACAGCCTTGGATTTATTAATGGTTGACTTTCCTAATTTTAGATTtctctaaaaaaagaaagaccacCAATGTTGACTTTTAAAAGAGAGTTTTTTACAGATCTTTCAAACCTTAGATGTATTTAACAGCAACCATTGCTGCTAACCGACTGAACTTTACCAGATATCTGCACCGATATGTAGAAGTTGACTCAGTATTGCTGAAGTATGCCAGCGCTCTCCACCCACACTTTAGTACAATTAAACATAATTGAAgagataaaaataaagtaattagAAGGGGAGAAAATTGTGTGGTGCTCACATCACAATAGCTTCTTCCGCACAATGCTTGTATTCTTCTTGACATTTTCCCTTTTTGTCTTCTCTGCATATTGCATGCTGCTTCTCTTTATGTACCCCAAAAGGATATGTACAAAAAGTGTCTTTATGTAGACCTGCTTTGTGAGTATTCTTGTTTGTGTGATAGTAAAGTTATTTCTCTATGTAAAAACTAGTGTAAATATCAGCTGTCAATAAAGCATTTATGTTTTCAACTTTGATCTGTACTATTACAtccatttatcttttttaacAGGTTTACCCTGAACACGTTACCAGTtcaacacacagagacagccaCACTCTTTCTCACAGTCTGGAATGAGCAAAAATAGCACAATACTAAGACCAAAAACTGAACAAGGTGGATGCTTCCTTTTAGTAGTAAAATTACACTGGAATCAGATCAAAATTTTGAGTGAGAATGAATTGTAGAAAACTTGCATAATAAAGGCTGTAGACACCATACAGCCTGGGGAGTGATAGGCTTTTCATCAACTTATATTCAGAAACtacagaacccccccccccccccccccccccccccacacacacacacacacacacacacacacacacacacatgtttgtacagctatatgttgtgaggacattcattgacataatgtatttcctagccccttaccctaaccctaaccatcaaaactgaatgcctaaccctaacccataccctaaacctaacctaaacctaattgtaaccctaaactaaaaatgaagtcttaaccctcaaaaaggccaaaaaaggtctctcaaatagtgaggaccggcaaaaatgtcctcactttgcaacaattgtcctcacttgtaaggttaaaaacccaatgtcctcacaaaaggtcctcacaacatatagctgtacaagtacacacacacacacacacacacacacacacacacacacacacacacacacacacacacacacacacacacacac
Above is a window of Salarias fasciatus chromosome 7, fSalaFa1.1, whole genome shotgun sequence DNA encoding:
- the ca12 gene encoding carbonic anhydrase 12, giving the protein MHRPGFAPIVLLQLSLLGVLQGAKWTYSGPEGEHHWSKHYPYCGGAFQSPIDIKSDLLRFDPTLRPIEVHNYNLSPNEQLTLGNNGHSVQISLPSRMHMTGLPSRYTAAQLHFHWGSSSRPAGSEHTVNSRQYAAEMHVVHYNSDKYPNMSMAVDKSDGLAVLGVLIEVGEFNPAYEKFLKFINGIKYRDQKVQVPGFNVRALLPSRLDEYYRYDGSLTTPPCYPSVLWTLFRNHVTISRKQFLSLATALYSSHVQDSAPVPLNGNYRKPQLADSRVVLVSFKEGRGLHGTLTVTSPFTRKHIVQQLMVGDLADLADEGLYQLLPSGSETLHAGKKKNLKNQQSETLAKSQQQMLNPSLLKKSQTNRYVGKLGPAEDPLCYVSLEHSVFHQLRQSHTENQLVRSLRNAVFPQLNLKSYLDCRSDLALATVRHILRGRPTDEAVELDHSLTKALMKQRKTSTSMNQNVAKTNYGALSPATASRKLHTQGYPHPWLLPMEWED